The Amycolatopsis sp. QT-25 genomic sequence CTGGCGCGCAAGGCACCGTTCCGCGAAGTGTCCTTGCCGCCGGAAGGTCTCTTCGCCGATGGGTCGAAGGTCTACTTCCGGCTTCCCGACGCGGATTTCGCCTGGGCCGAGGCCCGGCTGCCGAAAGCCGCCCGGCTCCAGCTCCAGGCACAGCGGCGGGGGTGGCTCCTCGGACCCGACGAGAAGGGACGCCGGTTCCTGCAGTTGCCAGGAGTCCTCTGGCCGCGTCGGATGAAGGTGGTGCCGGACCTGCCCGGCGGCGCGGTGCGGCAGGACGAGGTCGAGCAGCGCGTCGTCCCGCCCGAACAGGACGTGGTCCTGATCGCGCACCGGCAACGGATCGTCCGTGGGATCCGTGTCGTGTTCGCGGCCGCGGTGCTCGTCTTCGTGCTTCTCGCGACGGTCCAGGTTTTCGCGGTCGTCGAAGACGTGTCCAGAATCGGCTCGGGGGTGGCCATCCTGACGATCTATTCGGTGGTGTTCCTGGTCTGGGGGACCGAGGCGGTCAGGGGAATGCTGAAACCGCAGCCGCGCGGGAAATGGACCGAGCTGGTCGCCGTTCCCCACCGGCCACCCCAGATCGGCGCCTCGGGCCTGGCGACCCTGGCCTGCCGGGTCCAGTGGCCCAACGGCTGGTGGAGTGACGTCTTCCTGTCCAAAGTGGACCCAGCGCTGGCCGCGAACATCTTCGCCACACGACAGATCTGGATCCTCGGCGAACCGTTCCGCGGTGCCACCACGTTCGCCGGCGTCCCCGGCCACGCCGTCCTGGGTCGCGTCCGGTTCACCTGAGCGAGCGCCGCGTCGCCGGTGGCGGCCGAGAGTTCGGCCGCCCTGGCGACCAGGCCGTCGCTGCCCGGAATCCACGACCATGAAGACCTCCAGCGGTGGGGACACCGATGATCCGGAGGTTTCCCTTGTCCGGCTTGGTGTTGCCGAACCGTTGCCGCCGTGGCGGTACCTGCCCCGCCACGTTTCGGCGCAATTGGTCACCTACTTGCGTGATGACCTGCCGGCGCGCGTCTTCGAATGCCGCAAGTAGGTGACCAATTGCGTGGACGTCACGCGCCGGGGCCGCGTCCGGACCAGGTCCACGCGTAGCCGGGGTCCTCCGACGCGTCGGCCGCTTCGCCGAGGTCCAGCGGCGCGAAGGTGTCCACCATGACCGCGGTCTCGTCGAAGAACTGGGCGCCGATCGACGCTTCCGCCGCACCGGGCTGCGGCCCGTGCGTGAAGCCGGACGGGTGCAGCGAAAGCGAGCCGATCTCGATCCCGGAACCCTTGCGCGCTTCGTAGTTCCCGCGGACGTAGAACATCAGCTCGTCGGAGTCGACGTTCGCGTGGTTGTACGGCACCGGGATCGACTCGGGGTGGTAGTCGACCTTGCGCGGGCAGAACGAGCAGACCACGAAGTTCGGGCCCTCGAACGTCTGATGCACGGGCGGTGGCTGGTGCACGCGGCCGGTGATCGGCTCGAAGTCGTCGATGTTGAACACCCACGGGTACAGGCAGCCGTCCCAGCCGACGACGTCGAACGGGTGGGTCGCGTAGGTGTAGCGGGTCAGCCCGGCGCGGTGCCGCACGAGGACCTCGACGTCGGTGCCGTCGACGACCAGCGGCTCGGCCGGGCCGCGGATGTCGCGTTCGCAGTACGGCGAGTGCTCCAGGAACTGGCCCTTCGCCGACAGGTACCGCTTCGGCGGGCCGATGTGGCCGCGCGCCTCGATGGTGAGCAGCTTGACCCCGCCGTCATCGTGCGGGAGCACCCGATAGGTGCACGACGTCGGGATGACGAGGTAGTCGCCGTCTCCGACCTCCAGCGAGCCGTAGATCGTCTCCACGGTCGCGCTGCCGCCCTGGACGTAGAAGAGCTCGTCGCCGGCAGCGTTGCGGTACAGCGGCGAAGGGCGCGTCGCGTGCACGAAGCCGATGGTGACGTCGGCGTTGCCGAACAGCCGTCGCCGGTCGGTGACCGCGTCGGCGTCGCCGAACTTGAGGTCGTGGGTCTTGAAGGCACGGGGCTTGAGCGGGTGGTTCGGGGTGATCGGGCCGCGTTCGTCCTCGATCGCGACGGCGTCGACGATCGCGGTGGGCAGCCCGCGGTGGTAGAGCAGCGCCGAGTCCGCCGAGAAGCCCTCGACCCCCATCAGTTCCTCGGCGTACAGGCCCCCGTCGGGCTTGCGAAACGTGGTGTGGCGCTTGTGCGGGATCTCGCCTACCTGCCGGTAGTAAGGCATCGGAATCTCCCCGGAACGTGTCCGTTGTGCGAACGATTTTGTCCTGATGTCGTACGCTACTAGCGTGTCAGTCGTGTCAAGCGCTGTGGAACTCACGCCACCCGGCCCCCGAGGAATTCCTCCCCTGTTCGCGCGGCTCGTCGACGACTCGGCGTTGTTCCCGCCCGGCGAGGCGTCCATGCCCGAAGCGCTGCGTGCGTACTTCGCGTCGAGGGCCGGTGAGCACTCCGGCGTCCTCGGTGTGTTCCTGTGCCAGGCGTCGAGGCTGCCCGAGCTCATCACCGAACTCATCAAGATCAAACCCAAGGAACCGCTGCCGCTGTCGCTGATCATCGACACCGGTCTCGGCGGGGTCCCGAAGGCGATTTCCATCGTCGAATCGCGTAGCGAGATCCTCGCACTGCGCATGGTGGAGATGCCGGCGCCGTCGGACGTCGACGAGGTCTGGCTGGAGCGTGTCTCCGAGTTCGTGCCCGAGGACGTCATCCGCGTGGTCGAACCGCGTCGCGGCGTCGGCTGGCTGGACGGGGTGCGGAAGGTGATCGAGCACGGCAGCTGGCCGAAGATCCGCTGCGGCGGCAAGGCGGGCGAGAACTTCCCCAGCGTCGACGAGGTCGCCGACTTCCTCGCGGTGGTCAGCGGCTCGAGCGGGGCGTCGTTCAAGGCGACGAACAGCCTGCACCGCGCCGTCCGGCACACCGAGGAGTCGAGCGGCTTCACCCACCACGGGTTCCTGAACCTGATCGTCGCCTCCGCGCGGTGCCTCTCGGGCGGCGACGTGCGGGCCGCCCTCGAATCGACCGACGGCGCCGCGTTGGCCGCCGAGGCCAAGGGCATGTCGGAGCCCGCCGCGAAGGCCGTTCGCGGGCTCTTCGCCTCGTACGCGGCGGCGTCGTTCGACGAGCCCGTCGCCGACCTCGGAGAACTCGGACTGCTGTGAATATCGCCGTGTGGTCCATCGCGCGGCCGCGATCGCGCTGCCAAGGCGCTCGTGGCCGTCGAGGGTCGTCGGTTCTTGAAGGGCGCCCCGTCATCGCGACAGCGGGGCCTTCGGCCGAAAGGCGCGACTTCGAGGGATCAAGGGACCTTTGGTCGCGTGAGCATCTGTTGAGGCTGCTGTGACCCGCGAAGGGTCGCTGACCCTGGACAGAGGGCTCGCGCTGTTGCAGGCGGTGGCGGACGCGGGCGGCGAGGCGGCGACGATCTCCGAACTCGCCGTCGCCATCGGCGCGAGCCGGGCCGCCGTCTACCGGCTGCTCGTCCCGCTGTCCGAACGCGGTCTGGTGTGGCGCGACGGCAACAAGGTGCGGCTGGGTGTCGGCCTGCTCCGGCTCGCCGGGCAGGTCCTCCCACAACTGCGCGAAGCGGCCAGGCCGGTCCTGCGCGACCTGGCGGAGAAGGTCGGCGCGACGGCGCACTTGTCGGTCGCGCAAGGGG encodes the following:
- a CDS encoding homogentisate 1,2-dioxygenase domain-containing protein, which translates into the protein MPYYRQVGEIPHKRHTTFRKPDGGLYAEELMGVEGFSADSALLYHRGLPTAIVDAVAIEDERGPITPNHPLKPRAFKTHDLKFGDADAVTDRRRLFGNADVTIGFVHATRPSPLYRNAAGDELFYVQGGSATVETIYGSLEVGDGDYLVIPTSCTYRVLPHDDGGVKLLTIEARGHIGPPKRYLSAKGQFLEHSPYCERDIRGPAEPLVVDGTDVEVLVRHRAGLTRYTYATHPFDVVGWDGCLYPWVFNIDDFEPITGRVHQPPPVHQTFEGPNFVVCSFCPRKVDYHPESIPVPYNHANVDSDELMFYVRGNYEARKGSGIEIGSLSLHPSGFTHGPQPGAAEASIGAQFFDETAVMVDTFAPLDLGEAADASEDPGYAWTWSGRGPGA